One part of the Hydrogenobacter sp. T-2 genome encodes these proteins:
- a CDS encoding Uma2 family endonuclease, which yields MQSKTKLTAEEFFKLYPEESRLELIDGEVYEMPAPSFKHQLVIVRMLSALLRHPETKDRTVVSPVDLVLSENVVLQPDIVYLSDLSKVKDKIYGAPDLVVEVVQTK from the coding sequence ATGCAGTCCAAAACAAAGCTAACCGCGGAGGAATTTTTCAAGCTATATCCAGAGGAGTCCAGACTTGAGCTAATTGATGGGGAGGTCTATGAGATGCCTGCACCGAGTTTTAAACATCAACTCGTGATAGTAAGGATGCTATCTGCTTTATTAAGACATCCAGAAACTAAAGATAGAACAGTGGTATCACCAGTTGACCTTGTTCTTTCAGAAAATGTAGTCTTACAACCAGATATAGTATACCTTTCAGACCTTTCAAAAGTAAAGGATAAAATATACGGTGCACCAGACCTCGTGGTGGAGGTAGTT